One window of Paenibacillus albicereus genomic DNA carries:
- a CDS encoding WIAG-tail domain — protein MANNRKGRLSKPRRKVLQVEDSAFSEIGWIDELHSDDKQLQVSAVEAPDRPEALMEVQADADAEDLQEAADGEEVREGADAEDVQAAAPSESASVPDESAEDRLRQLLEERRGPEAAAPSVYGSDLAEGSVSEAKLAPGSVSAGKLADEAVTERALADGSVTGIKLRDGTVGSGKLAPGAVLEEHLADSSVGSGKLRDGAVSSSKLQDGSVTPEKLAARSLPGSLLEDGAIESRHIRPGTISSEALTDGSLTSRLYGPESVGSPALAAGSVDNAKLGEQAVTSAKLRDGSVTSAKLASGAVEQGHLAEGSVGSGQLQEGVVASRHLQDGCVGSQQLAEHAVGSRELAPDSVGPEALLPESVGSGQIAPGSVESRHLADGAVGNRQLADGSVSSEKLQADAVTSMQLSDHAVTSAKLADGSIASSKLGHESVQARHLAPGSVGPEALQLNSVGSGQLAPGSVESRHLADGSLGNRHLADGSVSSDKLRPDAVTTMQLSDHAVTSAKLADGSVGSSKLGFETVQARHLAPGSVDGSKIGAASIRQFHLGEGVVGAGQLQAGSIRQEHLREGSVGFSSLQAGAVGSVHYAAGSIAEDKLADRAVSRSKLAAEAVGPDELGVEAVESRHLADGSVGPEQLAPGAVGRSHLADQAVCLRHVAEKAIDASRLADDAVEARHLAPGSVELEALAERSVASLQLRDGAVDGRVLAERSVTARHLADYMVSSLKLSPESVSTDKLVAGAVTADKLAEQSVVASKLAPESVGRLQLQRAAVGPEQLAAGAVERSRLAAGAVGTDQLEAGSVGTEQLAAGAVDRSRLAAGAVGTDQLEAGSVGTEQLAAGAVDRSRLAAGAVGADQLEAGSVGTEQLAAGAVDRSRLASGAVGTDQLEEGSVGTEQLASGAVDRSRLASGSVGADQLEPGSVGTEQLAAGAVDRSRLASGSVGADQLEPGSVGTEQLAAGAVDRSRLAAGSVGADQLEAGCVGTEQLAAGAVDRSRLAAGAVGADQLEAGSVGTAQLAAGAVDRSRLAAGSVGADQLEAGCVGTEQLAAGAVDRSRLAAGSVGTEQLEACAVGTEQLAAGAVDRSRLAEGAVGSEQLEACAVGTEQLAEGAVDRSRLAAGSVGADQLEAGSVGTEQLAPGAVDRSRLAAGAVGPKQLEAGSVGTEQLAVGAVDRSRLAAGAVDRSRLAEGSVGADQLETGSVGTEQLAEGAVDRSRLAPGSVGADQLEAGSVGTEKLAAGAVDRSRLAPGAVGAGQLEAGCVGLEQLAAGAVDRSRLAAGSVGADQLEAGSVGTAQLAAGAVDRSRLAAGSVGADQLEAGSVGTAQLAAGAVDRSRLASGSVGPDQLEAGSVGTEQLAAGAVDRSRLASGAVGPDQLEAGSVGTAQLAAGAVDRSRLASGSVGPDQLEAGCVGLEQLAAGAVDRSRLASGAVGPDQLAAGAVDGRHVQPGSIKLASLNEDVLDHFRKLAEAGRQELALELEAWKTRCQTTENMLARNEALCQKLQVDVQDAAAALSHAQARLAACPQTKHGIVPFAFGETDAEIELRIAFDQSFDEATYSLAASCDHPSCSVIIRRKETGEAVLAVVRTRFGPAPSGTVDWIAAG, from the coding sequence ATGGCAAACAACCGGAAGGGAAGACTGTCCAAGCCGCGCAGGAAGGTGCTGCAGGTGGAGGATTCGGCATTTTCGGAGATCGGCTGGATCGATGAGCTGCATAGCGACGATAAGCAGCTGCAGGTGAGCGCGGTAGAGGCTCCGGATCGGCCGGAAGCGCTGATGGAGGTTCAAGCGGACGCGGATGCGGAGGATCTCCAGGAGGCTGCGGATGGAGAGGAGGTCCGGGAAGGCGCCGATGCGGAGGACGTGCAGGCTGCGGCTCCATCCGAGTCCGCCTCTGTGCCCGATGAAAGCGCGGAGGATCGGCTCCGTCAGCTGCTGGAGGAAAGGCGCGGGCCAGAAGCGGCAGCGCCGTCGGTTTACGGGTCCGATCTGGCGGAGGGCTCCGTATCGGAAGCGAAGCTCGCGCCCGGAAGCGTCTCGGCCGGCAAGCTGGCCGACGAAGCGGTGACCGAAAGGGCGCTTGCGGACGGATCGGTAACCGGAATCAAGCTGCGGGACGGGACGGTCGGCTCCGGAAAGCTCGCGCCCGGCGCGGTGCTGGAGGAGCATCTGGCGGACAGCTCCGTCGGCTCCGGAAAGCTTCGCGATGGGGCGGTCTCGTCGTCGAAGCTCCAGGACGGCAGCGTCACGCCGGAGAAGCTGGCGGCTCGGAGCCTGCCGGGGTCGCTGCTGGAGGACGGCGCGATTGAGAGTCGGCATATCCGTCCGGGCACGATCTCGTCCGAGGCGCTGACGGACGGCAGCCTGACGAGCCGCTTGTACGGTCCGGAATCGGTCGGCTCGCCGGCGCTGGCAGCGGGAAGCGTCGACAATGCCAAGCTCGGGGAGCAGGCGGTCACCTCCGCCAAGCTGCGCGACGGCTCCGTCACTTCAGCCAAGCTCGCCAGCGGCGCCGTCGAGCAAGGCCATCTGGCGGAAGGCTCGGTCGGATCCGGCCAGCTGCAGGAAGGAGTCGTGGCGTCCCGCCATCTTCAGGACGGTTGCGTCGGGTCGCAGCAGCTGGCGGAGCATGCGGTCGGCAGCCGCGAGCTGGCGCCGGACAGCGTCGGTCCGGAGGCCTTGCTGCCGGAGTCGGTCGGCAGCGGGCAGATTGCCCCCGGCAGCGTGGAGAGCCGCCACCTGGCGGACGGCGCGGTCGGCAACCGCCAGCTGGCGGATGGCAGCGTCAGCTCGGAGAAGCTGCAGGCCGACGCCGTCACGAGCATGCAGCTGTCGGATCATGCCGTCACCTCCGCCAAGCTGGCGGACGGCAGCATCGCCTCCTCCAAGCTCGGACACGAATCGGTGCAAGCTCGCCATCTTGCGCCGGGCAGCGTCGGCCCGGAAGCCTTGCAGCTGAATTCGGTCGGCAGCGGACAGCTCGCTCCCGGCAGCGTGGAGAGCCGCCATCTCGCGGACGGCTCGCTGGGCAACCGCCATCTGGCCGATGGCAGCGTGAGCTCGGATAAGCTCCGTCCCGACGCCGTGACGACGATGCAGCTGTCGGATCATGCCGTCACCTCCGCCAAGCTGGCCGACGGCAGCGTCGGCTCCTCCAAGCTGGGATTCGAAACGGTGCAAGCCCGTCATCTCGCGCCGGGCAGCGTGGACGGCTCCAAGATCGGCGCCGCCTCCATCCGCCAGTTCCATCTGGGCGAGGGGGTTGTCGGAGCCGGCCAGCTGCAGGCCGGCAGCATCCGGCAGGAGCATCTTCGGGAAGGCAGCGTCGGCTTTTCGAGCTTGCAGGCCGGAGCGGTAGGGAGTGTCCACTACGCGGCAGGCTCGATCGCCGAGGATAAGCTGGCGGACCGCGCGGTGTCGCGCAGCAAGCTTGCGGCGGAGGCGGTCGGTCCGGACGAACTGGGCGTGGAAGCCGTAGAGAGCCGCCATCTGGCGGACGGCAGCGTCGGTCCGGAGCAGCTCGCTCCGGGCGCGGTGGGCCGCAGCCACTTGGCGGATCAAGCCGTCTGCCTCCGGCATGTCGCGGAAAAAGCGATCGACGCCTCCCGGCTCGCCGATGATGCGGTCGAGGCACGCCATCTGGCTCCCGGCTCGGTCGAGCTGGAGGCGCTGGCCGAGCGTTCGGTCGCAAGCCTTCAGCTTAGGGACGGGGCGGTCGACGGCAGGGTGCTGGCCGAACGCTCGGTGACGGCCCGGCACTTGGCCGATTATATGGTCAGCTCGCTGAAGCTGTCGCCCGAGTCGGTATCGACGGATAAGCTTGTTGCCGGAGCCGTGACGGCCGACAAGCTGGCCGAGCAGAGCGTCGTCGCTTCCAAGCTGGCCCCGGAATCGGTCGGACGGCTGCAGCTGCAGCGAGCAGCCGTCGGACCGGAGCAGCTGGCGGCCGGCGCGGTGGAGCGGAGCCGATTGGCGGCCGGAGCGGTCGGGACCGATCAGCTGGAAGCGGGCAGCGTGGGGACGGAGCAGCTGGCGGCTGGCGCGGTGGACCGGAGCCGATTGGCGGCCGGAGCGGTCGGGACCGATCAGCTGGAAGCGGGCAGCGTGGGGACGGAGCAGCTGGCGGCCGGCGCGGTGGACCGGAGCCGGCTGGCGGCCGGAGCGGTCGGAGCCGACCAGCTGGAAGCGGGCAGCGTCGGGACGGAGCAGCTGGCGGCCGGAGCGGTGGACCGGAGCCGGCTGGCGTCCGGAGCGGTCGGGACCGACCAGCTGGAGGAGGGCAGCGTCGGGACGGAGCAGCTGGCGTCCGGAGCGGTGGACCGGAGCCGGCTGGCGTCCGGATCGGTCGGAGCCGACCAGCTGGAGCCGGGGAGCGTCGGGACGGAGCAGCTGGCAGCCGGAGCGGTGGACCGGAGCCGGCTGGCGTCCGGATCGGTCGGAGCCGACCAGCTGGAGCCGGGGAGCGTGGGGACGGAGCAGCTGGCGGCCGGGGCCGTCGACCGGAGCCGGCTGGCAGCCGGATCGGTCGGAGCCGACCAGTTGGAGGCTGGCTGCGTCGGAACGGAGCAGCTGGCGGCCGGCGCGGTGGACCGGAGCCGGCTGGCAGCCGGAGCGGTCGGAGCCGACCAGCTGGAGGCGGGCAGCGTCGGGACGGCGCAGCTGGCGGCCGGGGCCGTCGACCGGAGCCGGCTGGCAGCCGGATCGGTCGGAGCCGACCAGTTGGAGGCTGGCTGCGTCGGAACGGAGCAGCTGGCGGCCGGCGCGGTGGACCGGAGCCGGCTGGCAGCCGGATCGGTCGGAACGGAGCAGCTGGAGGCGTGCGCCGTCGGGACGGAGCAGCTGGCCGCCGGTGCGGTAGACCGGAGCCGGCTGGCCGAAGGGGCGGTCGGATCGGAGCAGCTGGAGGCGTGCGCCGTCGGGACGGAGCAGCTGGCGGAAGGAGCGGTGGACCGGAGCCGGCTGGCTGCCGGATCGGTCGGAGCCGATCAGCTGGAAGCGGGCAGCGTGGGGACGGAGCAGCTGGCGCCCGGAGCGGTGGACCGGAGCCGACTGGCGGCCGGAGCAGTCGGACCGAAGCAGCTGGAAGCGGGCAGCGTGGGGACGGAGCAGCTGGCGGTCGGCGCGGTGGACCGAAGCCGGCTGGCCGCCGGAGCGGTGGACCGGAGCCGACTGGCAGAAGGATCGGTCGGAGCCGACCAGTTGGAAACAGGCAGCGTCGGAACGGAGCAGCTGGCCGAAGGAGCGGTGGACCGGAGCCGATTGGCTCCCGGATCGGTCGGAGCCGACCAGCTGGAAGCCGGCAGCGTCGGGACGGAGAAGCTGGCCGCCGGGGCGGTGGACCGCAGCCGACTGGCTCCCGGAGCGGTCGGAGCCGGTCAGCTGGAGGCTGGCTGCGTCGGACTGGAGCAGCTGGCGGCCGGAGCGGTGGACCGGAGCCGGCTGGCGGCCGGATCGGTCGGAGCCGATCAGCTGGAGGCGGGCAGCGTCGGAACGGCGCAGCTGGCCGCCGGGGCGGTGGACCGGAGCCGACTGGCCGCCGGATCGGTCGGAGCCGATCAGCTGGAGGCGGGCAGCGTCGGAACGGCGCAGTTGGCCGCCGGGGCGGTGGACCGGAGCCGGCTGGCGTCCGGATCGGTCGGACCCGATCAGCTGGAGGCGGGCAGCGTCGGAACGGAGCAGCTTGCCGCCGGGGCGGTGGACCGGAGCCGGCTGGCGTCCGGAGCGGTCGGACCCGATCAGCTGGAGGCGGGCAGCGTCGGAACGGCGCAGTTGGCCGCCGGGGCGGTGGACCGGAGCCGACTGGCGTCCGGATCGGTCGGTCCCGATCAGCTGGAGGCTGGCTGTGTCGGACTGGAGCAGCTGGCGGCCGGGGCAGTGGACCGGAGCCGGCTGGCGTCCGGAGCGGTCGGACCCGATCAGCTCGCGGCCGGGGCGGTGGACGGCCGTCATGTTCAGCCGGGCTCGATCAAGCTCGCGAGCCTGAACGAGGACGTGCTGGACCATTTTCGGAAGCTGGCGGAAGCAGGAAGACAGGAGCTGGCGCTTGAGCTGGAAGCCTGGAAAACCCGCTGCCAGACGACGGAGAACATGCTCGCCCGGAACGAGGCTCTCTGCCAGAAGCTGCAGGTGGACGTCCAGGATGCGGCGGCAGCTCTGTCCCATGCGCAGGCAAGACTGGCCGCCTGTCCGCAAACGAAGCACGGAATCGTGCCCTTCGCCTTTGGCGAGACGGACGCCGAAATCGAACTGCGCATCGCCTTCGACCAAAGCTTCGACGAAGCGACCTACTCGCTTGCCGCCAGCTGCGACCATCCATCCTGCTCCGTCATCATTCGCAGGAAAGAGACGGGCGAAGCGGTGCTGGCTGTCGTCCGCACCCGGTTCGGACCTGCTCCGAGCGGCACGGTCGACTGGATCGCGGCGGGCTGA